The Niastella koreensis GR20-10 genome includes a window with the following:
- a CDS encoding phosphatidate cytidylyltransferase: protein MNNLTQRSITGFILVATIITAVKVSVYSFILLTLIINILALMEFYRLFHVGRKLSGALLSLCIVITLTIVINGLCDWKILLINIPVVFSIFVIELYLKAEVPFYHLAFLFLGILCVTIPLCFFICIACWPISSRVYNHEIILGYFFLLWAGDSGAYFIGKLFGRHHLFERISPKKTWEGSLGGMVCAITVAYVNSHLFTKIDITGWVVIAFIIIVIGTYGDLIKSLMKRTLNLKDSGTILPGHGGMLDRFDSLLGSAPFIFSYLVLFRL from the coding sequence ATGAATAACTTAACGCAACGGTCGATCACCGGCTTCATATTGGTTGCAACTATTATTACTGCAGTTAAGGTAAGTGTATATAGCTTCATTTTATTAACGCTTATTATTAACATATTGGCTTTAATGGAGTTTTATCGCTTATTTCATGTGGGGCGGAAATTGTCCGGTGCTTTATTGTCATTATGTATAGTAATTACACTTACAATAGTGATAAATGGTTTGTGTGACTGGAAAATTCTATTGATCAATATACCAGTTGTTTTCAGCATCTTTGTTATTGAACTATACCTGAAGGCTGAAGTTCCCTTCTACCATCTTGCCTTTTTATTTTTAGGTATTCTTTGTGTTACCATTCCTCTCTGCTTTTTTATTTGTATTGCATGTTGGCCGATCTCATCGAGGGTATATAATCACGAAATTATCCTTGGTTATTTTTTCTTATTGTGGGCAGGAGATTCCGGCGCTTATTTTATTGGAAAGCTTTTTGGCAGGCATCATTTATTTGAGCGCATTTCACCTAAAAAGACCTGGGAGGGCAGTTTAGGCGGAATGGTTTGTGCAATTACGGTTGCCTATGTTAATTCACACCTATTTACAAAAATAGACATCACCGGTTGGGTGGTTATAGCTTTTATTATAATCGTTATTGGTACTTATGGCGATCTGATTAAATCGCTTATGAAGCGAACCCTTAATCTGAAAGATTCGGGAACCATCCTGCCGGGCCATGGCGGTATGCTCGACCGGTTTGATTCTTTATTGGGTTCAGCTCCATTCATATTCAGTTATTTGGTTTTATTCAGGTTATGA
- a CDS encoding S9 family peptidase, giving the protein MKRFLSMFIGSITLLAVNAQQGTVLSAKDYANAESFMAYNTQQFIDHGNVTPNWIKDDRFWYRTLTAQGSEFILVDPNKGTRTAAFDQQKLAAALSTASGKSYKPAMLPFQIFSYATDGKAILFRVGGKLWKCDLETYTCSTINTDAAADKTGSSGNDALSPDGSRAAFIKDYNLWVRNVKTGQQTQLTTDGIKDFGYATDNAGWTSSDRAILRWSPDSKKIATFRQDQRKVGDMYMITTNVGHPKLRAWKYPLPGDEEIPMIQRVVINVDTPKVIVLNVPPDPHRSSLGDDISRSGVLSDIDWSADGSQLAFVSTSRDHKQEKVCIANASTGEVHNVFEETVTTQFESGASAICWRWLPKTNEIIWYSERDNWGHLYLYDATTGKLKNQITKGNWLVTRLIKVDEKNRELYFMASGTQPENPYFGQLYKVGFDGKKTTLLTPAEGTHQIVLSPSENYFIDTYSKPNVPAVSELHAITGKTIVTLEKTDVSRLAALGWKAPVPITVKAHDGTTDLYGLLFTPAKLDPKKKYPVIDYIYPGPQGGSVGSWAFSASRGDHQSLAELGFIVVVLEGSGNPLRSKSFHDLYFPNMSENTLPDQVSGIRQLSQRYAYMDTMRVGIWGHSGGGFATACAMFRYPDFFKVGISESGNHDNRNYEDDWGERYIGLLTKNAGGTDNYTQQANQVYAKNLKGKLMLAHGLMDDNVPASNTMLVVEALEKANKDYDLVIFPNSAHGYGTYSPYMMRRRWDYFVKNLLGVEPPKEYLMEIKTDPRNSVQ; this is encoded by the coding sequence ATGAAAAGATTTTTATCTATGTTCATTGGCAGCATAACACTTTTAGCGGTCAATGCGCAACAGGGCACTGTATTGTCGGCAAAAGACTATGCCAATGCGGAAAGCTTTATGGCATACAATACCCAACAATTCATAGACCATGGCAACGTAACACCCAACTGGATTAAGGATGACAGGTTCTGGTATCGGACGCTTACAGCCCAGGGCAGTGAATTTATCCTTGTTGATCCTAACAAAGGTACCCGCACAGCCGCTTTTGATCAGCAAAAACTGGCGGCGGCATTGTCCACGGCCAGCGGAAAATCATATAAGCCTGCAATGCTGCCTTTCCAGATTTTCAGCTATGCTACTGATGGAAAGGCCATCCTCTTCAGAGTGGGTGGCAAGCTATGGAAATGTGATCTGGAAACTTATACCTGTAGTACTATAAATACTGATGCGGCTGCGGATAAGACAGGCAGTAGTGGTAATGATGCGCTATCGCCCGATGGCAGTCGCGCTGCATTCATCAAAGATTATAATTTGTGGGTGCGGAATGTAAAAACAGGCCAGCAAACCCAGTTGACAACAGACGGGATCAAAGATTTTGGTTATGCCACAGACAATGCAGGCTGGACCAGCAGTGACAGGGCTATACTGCGTTGGTCACCCGATTCAAAAAAGATAGCCACGTTCAGACAGGACCAGCGCAAAGTAGGGGATATGTATATGATCACCACCAATGTGGGGCACCCTAAGTTGCGTGCCTGGAAATATCCATTGCCTGGCGATGAAGAGATCCCCATGATACAACGGGTAGTTATTAATGTGGATACACCCAAAGTAATTGTATTGAATGTGCCGCCAGACCCGCACCGGTCTTCGTTGGGTGATGATATCAGCCGCAGCGGCGTTCTTAGTGATATAGACTGGAGTGCGGATGGTTCACAACTGGCGTTTGTTTCCACTTCCCGGGATCATAAACAGGAAAAGGTCTGCATTGCCAATGCCAGCACCGGTGAGGTGCACAACGTGTTTGAGGAAACAGTTACCACGCAATTTGAATCGGGCGCAAGCGCCATCTGCTGGAGATGGTTACCAAAGACCAACGAGATCATTTGGTATTCTGAAAGGGACAACTGGGGACATTTGTATTTATACGATGCCACCACCGGAAAGCTGAAAAATCAGATCACCAAAGGCAACTGGCTGGTGACACGTTTGATCAAGGTAGATGAGAAAAACCGCGAGTTGTATTTTATGGCCAGCGGTACACAGCCGGAGAACCCTTACTTTGGCCAGTTGTATAAAGTGGGTTTTGATGGAAAGAAAACAACCTTGCTCACGCCAGCGGAAGGTACGCATCAGATTGTTTTATCACCATCAGAAAATTATTTTATTGATACCTATTCCAAACCCAATGTACCGGCTGTATCAGAGTTGCATGCTATAACAGGTAAAACAATTGTTACACTGGAGAAAACAGATGTATCAAGATTGGCCGCTTTGGGATGGAAAGCGCCTGTTCCTATTACGGTGAAAGCGCACGATGGTACAACTGATCTGTATGGTTTACTTTTTACACCTGCCAAACTGGACCCCAAAAAGAAATATCCGGTTATAGATTATATTTATCCCGGTCCGCAGGGTGGAAGTGTTGGCAGTTGGGCCTTCAGTGCATCCAGGGGCGATCACCAATCCCTTGCTGAACTTGGATTTATTGTAGTAGTGCTTGAAGGCAGCGGCAATCCATTGCGTTCAAAAAGTTTCCACGATCTGTATTTCCCCAATATGTCAGAAAACACATTGCCAGACCAGGTAAGCGGTATCCGGCAACTTTCACAACGATATGCTTACATGGACACCATGCGGGTGGGGATCTGGGGGCATTCAGGCGGTGGTTTTGCAACTGCATGTGCTATGTTCCGTTACCCCGATTTCTTTAAAGTGGGTATTTCAGAATCCGGTAACCATGACAACCGCAACTATGAAGACGACTGGGGTGAGCGCTATATTGGGTTGCTGACAAAAAATGCAGGCGGTACGGATAACTATACCCAACAGGCCAACCAGGTGTATGCAAAGAACCTGAAGGGCAAGTTGATGCTGGCCCATGGATTAATGGACGACAATGTACCTGCTTCCAATACCATGCTGGTAGTAGAAGCATTGGAAAAGGCGAATAAAGATTATGACCTGGTTATTTTTCCCAACAGTGCGCATGGCTATGGTACATACTCGCCATATATGATGCGCCGCCGCTGGGACTATTTTGTAAAAAACTTATTAGGCGTTGAACCGCCCAAAGAATACCTGATGGAAATCAAAACAGATCCAAGGAATAGCGTGCAGTAG
- the fdhF gene encoding formate dehydrogenase subunit alpha has translation MNQVTINRKAYYFEEGQTILDLLKQINIDIPTLCHDQRLHPASVCRLCLVKVSGNNRLQPSCRTMLLPNMIIETHSPEIEGYRKGLMQMLAKDYPLNEVMKYPQKEFHRWLLHYGLTQGMQIATSSAVDESHPYIQVDMSRCINCFRCVRICNSLQGQFVWHVISRGDETRITSDSNGLFAESTCVSCGACADSCPTGAIEDKQAIALGIPEKTVRSVCAYCGVGCEIDVGVKDDKIVGIHPMQNAPVNKGHLCVKGRYAWEYVYANDRITQPMIRRQHHWENVTWKQAIDYCAQKLISMVSEHGPDSIGMIGSARATNEDNYCIQKFARTVIGTNNVDNCARVCHQPTAKAMTMVLGTGAATNSYDDIEKAATILVAGANTTESHPVIGARIKQAVLKGAKLIVIDPRKTELATYATCHLQLKPGTNIPLFNAMANVIVTEKLYDETFIVNRTEGWELFKEFIREWTPERAAKICRIQPRLIRDAARLFAKRSPGICFHGLGLTEHTQGTENVIALVNLALLTGNIGKPGTGINPLRGQNNVQGAAAMGCDPSVFTGMASVKNERQRFEVFWNTALPEGKGLNLPEMLDAAVAGRLHAMWITGYDVFFTMPDANHTKQAFDKLELVIVQDMFMNETAEQFADVFLPCASSFEREGTFMNAERRIQKVRKVIPPPPGVKPDWEIVCNMAAAMGKSEYLSYSTAEDIWNEIRAIWSQVYGITYERLEKGGIQWPCSATSHPGTPILHTETFPREGGKAKLSAIEFKPTPEQAAISYPFILITGRELYHFNAGTMTYRTANKEICQSDQLHLNPIDASIIGLKAGDSVRVISKYGETTLPVYIDADLRKGEVFSTFNNDQVFLNKITNPARDNYVQTPEYKITAVKIEKV, from the coding sequence GTGAACCAGGTTACAATAAATAGAAAAGCATATTATTTTGAAGAGGGGCAAACAATTCTGGACCTGCTTAAGCAAATTAATATTGACATTCCCACACTCTGCCACGACCAACGTCTGCATCCTGCCTCGGTTTGCCGGTTATGCCTGGTGAAAGTCAGCGGCAACAACCGGTTGCAACCTTCCTGCCGTACCATGCTTTTACCTAATATGATAATAGAAACACATTCGCCTGAAATTGAAGGATACCGCAAAGGTTTAATGCAAATGTTGGCAAAGGATTACCCTTTGAATGAAGTAATGAAATACCCGCAAAAGGAATTTCACCGTTGGTTACTTCATTATGGATTAACGCAGGGAATGCAAATAGCGACATCTTCTGCAGTCGACGAGTCGCATCCATATATACAGGTAGATATGTCGCGTTGTATTAATTGTTTCCGTTGTGTACGGATCTGTAATTCATTACAGGGACAGTTTGTGTGGCATGTTATCAGTCGTGGGGATGAAACCAGGATCACTTCCGATTCAAATGGTCTTTTTGCGGAAAGTACATGTGTAAGTTGTGGCGCCTGCGCCGATTCCTGTCCAACCGGTGCCATTGAAGACAAACAGGCCATAGCGTTGGGTATACCTGAGAAAACAGTGCGATCTGTTTGTGCATATTGTGGCGTGGGGTGTGAAATAGATGTTGGAGTAAAAGATGACAAAATTGTTGGAATACATCCGATGCAGAATGCCCCGGTGAATAAAGGTCATTTATGTGTAAAAGGCCGGTACGCCTGGGAATATGTGTATGCAAACGACAGGATAACGCAACCGATGATACGGCGGCAACACCATTGGGAAAACGTGACCTGGAAACAAGCAATTGATTATTGTGCGCAAAAACTAATTTCGATGGTAAGCGAACACGGCCCCGACAGCATAGGTATGATCGGGTCTGCCAGGGCAACCAATGAAGATAATTATTGTATCCAGAAATTTGCAAGAACTGTTATCGGCACCAATAACGTTGATAACTGCGCCAGGGTTTGTCACCAGCCAACCGCCAAAGCCATGACCATGGTGCTGGGTACAGGCGCCGCTACCAATTCCTATGATGATATAGAAAAAGCAGCAACGATCCTGGTGGCAGGAGCTAATACAACAGAGAGTCACCCGGTAATAGGAGCCCGGATAAAACAGGCGGTTTTAAAAGGTGCGAAACTTATTGTAATTGATCCCCGGAAAACCGAACTGGCAACCTATGCAACCTGCCATTTGCAATTAAAACCCGGCACCAATATTCCACTGTTCAATGCAATGGCGAATGTTATCGTAACCGAAAAGCTCTATGACGAAACATTCATTGTAAACAGAACAGAAGGCTGGGAACTATTTAAAGAATTTATCCGGGAGTGGACGCCCGAACGGGCCGCAAAGATCTGTCGCATTCAACCCCGGCTTATAAGGGACGCTGCCCGGTTATTTGCTAAGCGATCACCTGGCATATGTTTTCATGGGCTTGGGTTAACAGAACATACCCAGGGTACCGAAAATGTGATCGCATTGGTAAACCTTGCCTTACTTACCGGTAATATAGGCAAACCGGGAACAGGCATAAATCCTTTACGCGGACAAAATAATGTTCAGGGAGCGGCTGCCATGGGTTGTGATCCTTCGGTATTTACGGGTATGGCATCTGTGAAAAATGAGCGGCAAAGATTTGAAGTTTTTTGGAATACTGCGCTACCCGAAGGTAAAGGATTAAACCTGCCTGAGATGCTGGATGCTGCAGTGGCAGGCAGGTTACACGCAATGTGGATCACCGGGTATGATGTTTTTTTTACTATGCCTGACGCCAATCATACAAAGCAGGCTTTTGATAAACTTGAATTGGTAATTGTACAGGACATGTTTATGAACGAAACGGCTGAACAATTTGCGGATGTTTTTCTGCCATGCGCATCTTCGTTTGAGCGGGAGGGCACGTTCATGAATGCCGAAAGGAGAATTCAGAAAGTGAGAAAAGTAATTCCACCGCCACCGGGTGTAAAGCCCGATTGGGAAATTGTTTGTAATATGGCCGCTGCCATGGGAAAGAGTGAATATCTCAGCTATTCCACCGCTGAAGATATCTGGAATGAAATTAGAGCAATTTGGAGCCAGGTTTATGGAATAACGTATGAGCGGCTTGAAAAGGGTGGAATACAATGGCCCTGTTCCGCCACTTCCCATCCCGGAACACCCATCCTTCATACCGAAACTTTTCCGCGTGAAGGAGGTAAAGCAAAATTATCGGCCATTGAATTTAAACCAACACCTGAACAGGCCGCTATATCATATCCGTTTATATTGATAACAGGCAGGGAGTTGTACCATTTTAATGCGGGTACCATGACTTACCGCACCGCCAATAAGGAGATCTGCCAGTCAGATCAGCTGCATTTGAATCCCATAGATGCCAGTATAATTGGGTTAAAAGCAGGGGACAGTGTGCGGGTTATCAGTAAATATGGCGAAACAACTTTGCCGGTGTACATAGATGCGGATCTAAGGAAAGGAGAAGTATTCAGTACATTTAATAATGACCAGGTTTTCCTGAATAAAATAACAAATCCGGCCAGGGACAATTATGTGCAAACACCTGAGTACAAAATTACCGCAGTAAAGATCGAAAAGGTCTGA
- a CDS encoding universal stress protein, whose translation MKTILVATDFSDASHNAFLYAAQLAKSFNAGIILFNAYEPAPVPVSEIPIPILTYEEMETRTQQLMENEKQLPGIDNQIAVETFYKPGKVTANILQAVKEKKADLIITGMKRTTAVSRLFGSTVTALAKKLPVPMLVIPEETPFKELSAIALAVETDAAPDSDPHLLDVLREMGERFHAKLYLVKAVNNRFQESYEVLNRPVKINKMVRTMDPAFEFVEGKDIPQALNGFISSYNVNLLALLPHQHALWSRWFYNSITRAMIFESHIPLLIIPEQHKNSISVDHDQHY comes from the coding sequence ATGAAAACGATTCTTGTTGCCACTGATTTTTCCGATGCGTCACACAACGCCTTCCTATATGCCGCACAATTAGCCAAATCGTTCAATGCTGGAATAATATTGTTCAATGCTTATGAACCGGCGCCGGTACCGGTTTCGGAGATCCCCATCCCCATTCTTACGTATGAAGAAATGGAAACACGCACTCAACAACTGATGGAAAATGAAAAACAGTTACCAGGCATTGATAACCAGATAGCTGTTGAAACCTTTTACAAACCGGGAAAGGTCACCGCAAACATTTTACAGGCTGTTAAAGAAAAAAAAGCTGATCTTATCATTACCGGAATGAAAAGAACTACCGCCGTCAGCCGGCTTTTCGGAAGTACCGTGACTGCACTGGCAAAAAAACTGCCGGTTCCCATGCTTGTAATACCGGAAGAAACCCCGTTTAAAGAACTATCGGCCATCGCCCTTGCTGTTGAAACGGATGCAGCCCCCGATAGCGACCCACATTTGCTGGATGTTTTACGAGAGATGGGAGAAAGATTTCATGCGAAGCTTTACCTGGTTAAAGCGGTCAACAACAGGTTCCAGGAATCATATGAAGTGCTGAACCGACCGGTTAAAATAAACAAAATGGTACGAACGATGGACCCCGCATTTGAATTCGTCGAAGGAAAGGATATACCCCAGGCACTGAATGGCTTTATTTCATCATACAATGTTAATTTGTTGGCATTATTGCCCCATCAACATGCTTTGTGGTCCAGGTGGTTTTATAATAGCATAACCCGTGCTATGATCTTTGAAAGCCACATTCCTTTGCTGATCATTCCCGAACAGCATAAGAATTCCATTAGCGTTGACCACGACCAACACTATTAG
- a CDS encoding MBL fold metallo-hydrolase → MQLGDFDVIALSDGTIPLNLHTLLHDAKPGELDDLLHHSFLDSIVETSITAFLVRANNKLILIDAGSGSFMGSTLGKVKQNLLVAGIRPEDIDIVLPTHLHADHVGGLVDNGKMVFPNATVYISKPEADFWLNDTNRQTSNKRAQPFFDGAQASVAPYQKSGKIKIFEPGTQLFPGITSAPSFGHTPGECFYILESKGQKLVFWGDVVHAGTVQFADPSITIDFDVDLTGAKITRKKAFEDAVKKGYWIAAPHLSFPGIGHLKFVNNSYEWLPISYKSIF, encoded by the coding sequence ATGCAGCTGGGCGATTTCGATGTAATAGCATTATCAGACGGCACTATTCCTTTAAACCTGCATACTTTATTACATGATGCAAAGCCTGGTGAATTGGATGATTTGCTGCATCACAGTTTCCTCGATAGTATTGTAGAAACATCCATCACTGCTTTTTTGGTAAGGGCAAACAACAAGCTGATATTAATTGATGCAGGAAGCGGTAGCTTCATGGGTTCAACACTTGGTAAGGTAAAGCAAAATCTGCTGGTTGCAGGCATTAGGCCTGAGGATATTGATATCGTGTTACCCACACATTTACATGCAGATCATGTAGGGGGATTGGTAGACAATGGCAAAATGGTATTTCCAAATGCTACGGTGTACATTAGCAAACCCGAAGCAGATTTTTGGCTGAATGATACTAATAGACAAACGTCTAACAAAAGGGCACAGCCGTTTTTCGATGGCGCACAGGCTTCTGTAGCACCATATCAAAAGTCAGGAAAAATTAAAATCTTTGAACCTGGCACTCAACTGTTTCCCGGAATCACTTCCGCGCCTTCTTTTGGGCATACACCCGGCGAATGTTTTTACATACTTGAAAGTAAAGGGCAAAAATTGGTGTTTTGGGGTGACGTAGTGCATGCTGGCACCGTACAATTTGCCGACCCCTCCATAACCATTGATTTCGATGTGGATCTCACCGGTGCCAAAATAACCAGGAAAAAAGCATTTGAAGATGCTGTTAAAAAAGGTTATTGGATTGCTGCACCGCATCTTTCATTCCCCGGTATTGGTCATTTGAAATTTGTTAATAACTCCTACGAATGGTTGCCAATTAGTTATAAAAGCATATTTTAA
- a CDS encoding AAA family ATPase: MVILVTGLPGCGKSYFAEKLATAIRADYINSDRVRKTMFPIRTYSTKEKLSVYDEMLKKMQQAMQEKKDIVLDATFYSDDIRKKFSGEAGNSVSVIEVQADETLIKERLQQKRTDSEADFKVYHLIKTQWEPISDKHLILQSNNKNIKEMLQTAFNYLHLKNDERTN; encoded by the coding sequence ATGGTTATTCTTGTAACAGGACTACCCGGTTGCGGAAAGAGTTACTTTGCTGAAAAGCTTGCAACAGCCATTAGGGCAGATTATATCAATAGCGACAGGGTTCGAAAAACCATGTTCCCCATAAGAACCTATTCAACAAAAGAGAAGCTGTCGGTGTATGATGAAATGCTAAAAAAAATGCAGCAGGCTATGCAGGAAAAAAAAGATATAGTGTTGGATGCCACTTTTTACAGCGACGACATCAGGAAAAAATTCAGCGGGGAAGCCGGAAACAGCGTTTCTGTTATTGAAGTGCAGGCAGACGAAACGCTTATAAAGGAACGCCTGCAACAAAAAAGAACGGATAGCGAGGCCGACTTTAAAGTATACCACCTTATAAAAACCCAGTGGGAGCCTATAAGTGATAAACACCTGATATTACAGTCAAACAATAAGAACATAAAAGAGATGCTGCAAACGGCGTTTAATTATTTGCATTTGAAAAATGACGAAAGAACAAATTAA
- a CDS encoding Crp/Fnr family transcriptional regulator has translation MPHPLRVHIESVCKLTDEEFEYIITHFTLLKHKKHSPLIREGDLVKHEYFVLKGCLRSYITDANTGKEFTYSFAAENWWVSEREAFTKHTPATTTVECLEDCELLALTYENRIKLGREIWKYEHYVSMKTNLGYVALQKRLQLMIMGNTKERFENFVEQYPQLYRRVPKTLIASYLGVSRETISRLYRK, from the coding sequence ATGCCGCATCCATTACGTGTACATATTGAATCGGTCTGCAAGCTTACTGATGAAGAGTTTGAATATATCATTACTCATTTTACACTTTTAAAACACAAGAAACACAGTCCGCTTATAAGGGAAGGGGATCTTGTAAAGCACGAGTATTTTGTTTTGAAAGGATGCCTTCGTTCTTATATAACGGATGCCAACACAGGTAAAGAGTTCACTTATAGTTTTGCCGCTGAAAATTGGTGGGTTTCCGAACGGGAAGCTTTCACCAAACATACTCCTGCCACTACAACGGTGGAATGCCTGGAAGATTGTGAGCTGCTGGCATTGACTTATGAAAACAGGATAAAGCTTGGCCGCGAGATTTGGAAATACGAACATTATGTGTCCATGAAAACTAACCTTGGCTACGTAGCGCTGCAAAAGCGTTTACAGTTGATGATCATGGGCAATACCAAAGAACGGTTTGAAAACTTTGTAGAACAATACCCTCAATTATACAGGCGGGTGCCGAAGACATTGATTGCCTCTTATCTAGGTGTGTCAAGAGAAACCATAAGCCGTTTATATAGAAAATAA